The following coding sequences lie in one Eleginops maclovinus isolate JMC-PN-2008 ecotype Puerto Natales chromosome 21, JC_Emac_rtc_rv5, whole genome shotgun sequence genomic window:
- the dnajb6b gene encoding dnaJ homolog subfamily B member 6b: MLEYYQTLGVQKNASQDDIKKAYRKLALKWHPDKNPDNKDEAEKRFKEISEAYEVLSDEDKKNTYDRYGKEGLSGGGRGERGGGGHYNHFGGSGFTFRNPDDVFREFFGGRDPFADFFGDDPFDDHFGESRSRHRGQSRGRTGGSLFGFGSFPAFGPGISGFDSGFGSFGNMGGGFASFSSSSFGGSGIGGIGGGGGGGGGGGMGNFKSVSTSTKFINGRKITTKRIVENGQERVEVEEDGQLKSLTVNDVPAEDPVEEDFRRRRQNALPGLGLHQRCLRSSNQNQNPSEEEEEHGLQSLGLTRGHMDSKRKKLWLKEAESKKKRAPRHFPRFGGLGAFY, from the exons ATGCTGGAGTACTACCAGACGTTAGGAGTCCAGAAAAATGCATCGCAAGACGACATCAAAAAAGC TTACAGAAAATTGGCGTTGAAGTGGCATCCAGACAAGAACCCCGACAACAAGGACGAAGCGGAGAAAAGGTTCAAAGAGATTTCCGAGGCGTATGAAGTTCTCTCCGATG AAGACAAGAAGAACACTTACGACAGATACGGCAAAGAAGGCctctcaggaggaggaagaggagaacgaggaggag GGGGTCACTATAATCACTTTGGCGGCAGCGGCTTCACATTCCGTAATCCTGACGACGTTTTCAGGGAATTCTTCGGCGGCAGAGATCCGTTTGCAGACTTCTTTG GTGACGACCCCTTCGACGACCACTTCGGAGAGAGTCGCAGTCGCCACAGAGGGCAGAGCCGGGGCAGGACGGGGGGGTCGCTCTTCGGCTTTGGGAGCTTTCCAGCTTTTGGGCCGGGCATCTCAGGGTTCGATTCAG GTTTTGGCTCATTTGGAAACATGGGCGGAGGATTcgcctccttctcttcttcatcttttGGAGGCAGTGGTATAGGAGgaataggaggaggaggaggaggaggaggaggaggaggaatgggTAACTTCAAATCTGTGTCGACCTCCACCAAGTTCATCAACGGCAGGAAAATTACTACGAAGCG GATTGTGGAGAACGGCCAGGAgcgggtggaggtggaggaggacggTCAGTTAAAGTCCCTCACAGTAAATG ACGTCCCCGCTGAAGACCCCGTAGAGGAAGACTTTCGTCGCCGCAGACAGAACGCGCTCCCTGGCCTCGGCCTCCACCAGCGCTGCCTGAGGAGCTccaaccagaaccagaacccgtctgaggaggaggaggagcacgGACTGCAGAGCCTGGGACTCACCAGAG GACACATGGACTCCAAGAGGAAGAAACTGTGGCTAAAGGAGGCGGAgtccaaaaagaaaagagctcCTCGACACTTCCCTCGGTTCGGTGGACTCGGTGCGTTTTATTAA